A single region of the Chiroxiphia lanceolata isolate bChiLan1 chromosome 20, bChiLan1.pri, whole genome shotgun sequence genome encodes:
- the UBE2G1 gene encoding ubiquitin-conjugating enzyme E2 G1 produces the protein MTELQSALLLRRQLAELNKNPVEGFSAGLIDDNDLYRWEVLIIGPPDTLYEGGVFKAHLTFPKDYPLRPPKMKFITEIWHPNVDKNGDVCISILHEPGEDKYGYEKPEERWLPIHTVETIMISVISMLADPNGDSPANVDAAKEWREDRNGEFKRKVARCVRKSQETAFE, from the exons ATGACGGAGCTCCAGTCCGCCTTGCTATTGCGGAGACAACTAGCAG AGCTCAACAAAAATCCAGTGGAAGGATTTTCAGCGGGCTTGATAGATGATAATGATCTGTATCGATGGGAAGTCCTTATTATTGGTCCTCCAGATACACTATA TGAAGGTGGTGTTTTCAAGGCTCATCTTACTTTTCCAAAAGACTACCCACTGAGGCCGCCAAAAATGAAATTCATCACAGAAATCTGGCATCCAAATG TTGACAAGAACGGCGATGTCTGCATTTCAATCCTTCACGAGCCCGGGGAAGACAAATATGGCTATGAAAAACCTGAGGAACGCTGGCTTCCCATTCACACAGTGGAAACCATCATGATTAGTGTTATTTCTATGCTGGCAGATCCCAATGGTGATTCTCCTGCTAATGTCGACGCAGCG AAAGAATggagagaagacagaaatggagaatttaaaagaaaagttgccCGCTGTGTAAGAAAAAGCCAAGAAACTGCTTTTGAGTGA